From the genome of Bacteroidales bacterium:
ACATGGGCAGGTTTGTATAGATTTATTGCGAGAAAATGGTTTGGCAGAAGAAGCTATTGAAGCTATAAGTTTGCACAACGAAGTGTCTGCAAAGCAGCCAAGAAGCAAACGTTTTCATCATGCGCTAGCTGCTGCTGAAACTTTAACAGGCTTGATTACCGCTACAGCACTTGTATATCCTGATAAAAAAATCAGTAGTGTAAAGCCAAA
Proteins encoded in this window:
- a CDS encoding HDIG domain-containing protein: MNLKQAQELLEKNIKNKKMIAHSKASAVVMRALANYFGEDEDLWEMAGLLHDIDVEITGADPQTHGQVCIDLLRENGLAEEAIEAISLHNEVSAKQPRSKRFHHALAAAETLTGLITATALVYPDKKISSVKP